GTTGTTAAAAGTCGGATAGGATTTCCAGGATTGATAGAGGATTTCTTGTAACCAATCTTTAGCCTCCTCCCGGTCGTCTGTGTAATAGTAAATAAGTTTGAAAACCATCCCTTTACACTCCTTTACACGCTTAAGAAACTCCCTTTCTTTCATGGAGTGACAAAGAAAAACCAAATTGCAACAACCAATAGAATAGAAACATGAATTAATAACCAGGCTCTCTGATAAATGGGCCGATTATTCCACCTAATAGCAGGGTCAAAAGGATCAAAAACAAGGGCGATTCCAAACTGAATTAAAAAGTCAGAAACACTTTTATTAAATATTAAGAAATACAATCCAAGTAAAACAAATGCGCCATAAGCCATTTTATTAAACAGGAGGGGTTGTTGGGTAGAAGATTCTTTGCTAGGTTCCATATTTGTTTTTACTTATTGGTATTGTTTTAGAATAAATTCTTACAAGTATACTGAAATATTTGTGCAATTCATTGATTGTGAGTCGGGTAAATTTATTTTGAAGAAGTGGTATTTCTAACAATACTATTTAACAAAGTAGCGTTTACAAGTTAATCAACTTTCAAGCGCCGACTTATGACCGAATGTGACATTTGATGTTTAGAAATTAGGAATGTTGTATTCAATAGTTATGTCGCGTGCTTTCCAAGCCTGTAGCAGGATTTGGATGGGAATAGTCCTGTTGGTGGTGCTGGGCTATCCGATGGCTCAAGCCCAAAAAACAAGCATATACCTGGATGCTGAAAGTGACTTTAAAACAGGGGTAGAGCTTTTTCAAAAGGAGAAATATACTTCTTCTCAGCGTCAGTTCGAAAAGTTTTTACGTAAGCCTATTCCTGCACACCACAGCGATGATATTCGGGCTACAGCGGAATATTATGTTGCAGCCTGTACCTATGAAAATTTTAATAAGGATGCAGAAATAAGGCTATTGAATTTTATTCAAGCTAATCCTTCAAGCCCAAAAGTGAATAATGCCAAATTTTTACTTGGGAAGTTGAACTATCGAAATAAGGATTATAAGAATACCTTAATTTGGTTGGGACAGGTAGATGTTTACAAGTTAAGCGATGTGGAGCAAGCCGAGTATTACTTTAAAAGTGGGTATGCTCATTTTCAAAACGAGGATTATGACAAAGCTAAAGGTAGTTTCAAGGAAGTAAAGGATTTTAGTACCAAATATGGAGCCCCTTCCTTGTATTATTATTCACATATTATTTATACCGAGAAGAAATATGAAACAGCTTATTTAGGATTTAAAAAATTGGAAGAGGATGAGGTATTTGCACCCATTGTTCCATTTTATATGGCTCAGATTTTATATTTACAAGAGAAGTATGATGAGCTTATTGCCTATGCTCCGCCTTTGTTGAAATCAAGCAATACCAAACGTACACCTGAAATTGCCAAAATATTAGGGGAGGCCTATTATAGACAAGGAAAGTACCAGGAAAGTATTTCGTATTTAGAGCAGTTTCAGGAAAAATCCGGAAGAAGCAGTCGAATGGATCGCTACCAGTTGGGATATGCCTATTACATGACGAAAAATTATCCGGATGCAGTTAAGAATTTTGAAACGGTTGTGAATTCGGATGATAGCTTAACACAATTAGCCAATTATCATACAGGGGATTGTTATTTGAAAATGGGGAATAAGCCATTTGCCAGAAACTCTTTTAAGCTAGCTGCCAAACCTGATTTTTACAGAGATATTAAAGAAGATGCTTTGTTTAATTATGCCAAGTTGGCCTATGACCTAAGTTACAATCCATACAATGAAGCCATTGTTGCTTTAGAAGATTATTTGAAGAAATTTCCGGATAGTCCAAGACACAATGAAGTATATGATTTTCTCACTGAAATTTATGTAAGTACTCGAAATTACGATGCCGCCTTGGCATCTATGGACAAGATAAACCCTAAAAGTTCTAAGTTGCAATTAACCTACCAAAAGGTGGCCTATTATCGTGGAATTGAGCATTTTCAAAACAGTGATTATCCATCTTCAATAGAGTTGCTTGACAAATCGATGGCTTTTCCAATGGATAAAACCATGGTTGCGGAGGCTACTTTTTGGAAGGGAGATGCCTATTATCGCTTGGGTAACTACGGTTTGGCAAAAAAGTTCTATCAGGAATACCTCAATTTGGGTGAGGATATCCAAGGCGATCTTTATCCAATGGCTGAATATGGTTTAGGCTATTGCTTTTTTAAAGAAGAAAAATATACGGCTTCTTCTGAACATTTCAGAAAGTTTATCAAAGTGAAGGGCGAAATTCAAGATAAAACTGTTGCAGATGCTTGCTTAAGAACCGGCGATTGTCATTATGCAGTCAGAGATTTTGGAGGGGCCATAGATTACTATGATAAAGCAATACGGATTGGAAAACAAGATGTAGATTATGCCATGTTTCAAGTAGCATTATGTTATGGGGTTCAAGGCAAGTTTAATAGCAAAATGGAAATGTTGAAAGCCTTATTGCAACAAGATAAAACCAGGTTTAGGGCAGATGCCAGTTATGAACTTGCAGAGACCTACTTGTTACAAGAGGATTATGTGAATGCAGAGAAGTATTATCAATTGCTTTTGAAAGAAAATCCGGATAGTAGATTTGCAAAATCTGCCTTGTTAGGCGTGGCTTTAATCTATTACAACAGCAACCAGGACGACAAGGCCTTGCCGGCATTTAAAAAGGTAATTGAATCTTATCCGGGTACTCCGGAGGCCAATGAAGCCATATTAAAGATTCAGAAAATTTATGTTGATAACGGAGACATTGATCAATTTGAGGAATATACAAAGAGCAGAAATATAACCGGGATTGCTCAAAGCAGGTTAGATAGTGCCACTTATGAAACAGCAGAAAAGTTGTTTTTAAAATCAGAATTTGCAAAGGCCTCTGCAACATTTGGAACCTACCTGAAGAAATTTCCTAATGGATTCTTTTTCTTGAAAGCCTTATTTGGTAAAGCAGAAAGCGATTACAATACTAAACAATTGGATTCTGCCTATGTTTCATACCATAAAATAAGCCAGTTGCCCAAAAATGATTTTACCGAAAAATCTCTGGTTCGATCTGCAGGTATCTTGTACAACCAGGGAAAATATGGAGAGGCTGCAACCTCTTATGCAATTTTGGAGGAAGCAGGTGAAATTCCAGAGAACCTATTAATGGCTAGAACCTATTTAATGCGTTGTTATGAGAAACTGAAGAACTGGGAGAAGGCCGATTTATATGCTACCATTCTATTAAAGGAGCCCAAATTGTCACCGGAAGTAAGCATGGAATCTAAACTTGTAATTGCAAATTCTTCCTTGGAACGAAAGCAATTTGAAAAGGCACTTTTGGATTTCGAAGTGGTAAGAAGAAATAACTTATCTAAAACAGGAGCAGAGGCAGAGTATAATATCGCTTATATTCAATATGTATTAGACAGGAACAAGGATTGTGAGAAATCTTGTTTTGATTTGATTAATAATTTCCCTTCTTATGAAACCTGGTTAGCAAAGGGCTTTTTATTGTTGTCTGATAATTATTTAAAAATGAATGATACCTACCAGGCTAAGTTTGCTTTGCAAAGTATGATTGAAAACAGCGACGATATAGAAGCGGTAAAAGTGGCAAAAGAAAAATTAACGGCCATTATCGCTATGGAGGAGAAAGCAAACCAGCCCAAGGCTGAACAACCAATGGAAATCCAAATGAAACCGGAGGATGAAGGTTTGGAAGTATTACCAGAAATAAAAAATGAATAATGTGGAGAATTCTTCAAAATAGCATGATTTTGTTTTTAGGAATTGCCTTTGTAGTGCATATTTATGTGCCTATGGCTCAACCTTCCAACGAATCAAACCTCAGCCATATCATTCATCTGCTAAGTTATGGTTCTTGTGGATTAGCCTTTATTTCCAATTATTCCATCAAGAAATGGATGTATGGAATTGGAGCAATTTACCCGTTTATATATCATTTAAATTGTGCTATTCACCAATGGCAAGATTTTGGAAAATTTAGTCCGGTGTGTTGGTTGGTGGTTGTAATGATGCCTGCAGGCTTAGTTGTATTATTAAAATTGGAGCAAAAATGAATCGGTACCAAATCCCATACTATCGTTTGAAACATCTTTCACTGCTTTTTCTTGCAGCCGTGTTCCCCGGTATTTTGCTTTCTCAAAATCAAATTCCGGATAGTCTTAATATTCTGATATTGAAGAATTATAAGCCTCAGGTTAATGATGCCAATAAAATGAATGTTTCTCCGGAATCACCACCGGTTTCTGATTCAAAACCTCGATTGGATTATTCGGTTTTGAATAAGCAATTTGCAACCGGATTTGATCCCGAACCTATAAATCCGGCTAAAATGCAAAATGAACCGGTTAAGAAATTGGGCATTGGATACGTAAAAGTTGGATTCGGAAATTATACCATGCCAACCGGTGAAGCATATTTGGCAAATAAACGATCTAAAACATATCATTACGGAATTGGAATTAAACACCTGTCAAGTTTAGGTCAATTGAAAAATACATGGTATAGCGGTTTTAGTGATAACCATGTGGATGCCTGGGGTAAGTATTTTGTTGGTAAAATGGTGTTGAATGCTGAAGTAAATTATGACCGCAATGTGGTTAGGTACTATGGCTTTAATCCACCCGATTCCATAGAAATCAATAAAACGGATTGGAGAAATATTTTACAGCATGTTCAAGCCAATGTCGGACTTTCAGATAATAACCCTTCAGGTAAATCTATTTTCGATGGGTTAAAGATTAGTTACCACCATTATAGATCGAATCGTCCGGGTATCGAAAACAATGTCTTAGTGGATGGAAGGCTTAAATATTTGCTAAAGGAAAAGAAAAGTGAATCAACTAGTCAAGGACCTAATGCTGCAATAGAAAGTAGTAAGTTCGGATTGGGAATTTGGGCTGACTATTACCAGTTTCAAGCTGCTACTATCTCCATTAACCAACCCAATACCTTGTTAGGAATTTCCCCCGGATTCGTTTATCAATCAAAAAACTGGGGTCTGGAAATTGGTGGTAGTTTGGTTTGGGATATAAAAAACAGTGGCACCAACTCTCATATTTACCCCAATGCTAAGGTTCGATTAAGTTTAGTTGAAGATTTATTGGGTATTTACGCAGGAGTAAAGGGTGGCTTGGAGCGTAATAGCTTAAGGAATTTCTCTTCTCAAAATCCATTTTATTCCATTTATACCGACTCAGCCAGTTTTAATATGTCAACCAATACCTCTACTACCTATGACGCGTATGGTGGACTTCAAGGTAAATTTTCATCCAATACTTCATTTAAGTTGGAGATGCACGGACAAGGTGTAAGAAATTTGGCATTGTTCGTAAACGATACTAGTGGAAATGGAAACTATTTCAATGTTGTTTACGATAATGGTACGGTTTTAAATCCTCATTTGGAGGCCAGTTTTCTGCAAAAGGAAAAGCTTAGTATTTTCTTTAAGTTCGATTACTTCCACTACATACTTGATCATGAATTAAAGGCCTGGCATCGGCCGAATGTAAATTCCGGTTTGTCCGCTAATTACAATATTCAAGATAAATTTATACTGAAAGCAGAAGTGTATTATATAAGCAGGCAGTTTGCTCGTACGTATGACACCTTGAACAATGTGATTCCCTTTCGAATTAAGGGTCTGGCCGATATTAATTTAGGACTTGAGTATCGTTTTAATAAGAAATTTGGTGCCTGGATAAGTTTGAATAATATTGCTGCCTATCGCTATCAACGGTGGTATCAATATCCAAGTCAACGGTTTAATTTTATGATTGGAGCAACTGCTAACTTCTAATGGTCTACAGGTTCTATATGAACCAATACATGTTCTAGTGAAGGTAGTTCATGGTATAGTTTAGCTTGTAACCGATGGGCAATTTCGTGACCTGTTCTAACACTTAGGTTGCCGTCAACGCAGGCATGTAAATCCACATGATATTTCATGCCTACCTTGCGGACATAGCATTTTTCAGTATCTTGAACTCCTTCTACGGTGATTGAAATAGTCCTAATTTGTTCAATAAGCTCAGAATCCAATTGTTCGTCCATAATTTCACCCAAGGCGGGTCTTAGGATTCTATATCCGTTGTATAGAATTATTCCGGATGAAAAAAGGGCAGCCCAATCATCTGCAACCTCAAAACCTTTCCCAAATACAATGGCAATTGAAATACCTGTAAATGCCATAATGGATGTGATGGCATCACTGCGGTGGTGCCAGGCGTCAGCAAGTAATGCAGTGCTATTTGTTTGTTTGCTTTTATGCAAGACATATTGGAATGAAAGTTCTTTCCATAAAATTATCCCACCCAATACTACCAACGTATACCAGTGAGGACCTTCATCCGGATGTAGAATGTTTTGCACGCTCTGATAAGCAATAATAAATGCAGAAATGGCTATAAAGCCAACAATCAAAAAGGCGAAAAGAGGCTCAGCCCTTCCATGCCCATACGGATGGTTTTCATCGGCAGGACGGTTGGCATAACGAAGTCCAAGTAAAATCAAAATGGATGAGAAAACATCCGAAGT
The DNA window shown above is from Bacteroidia bacterium and carries:
- a CDS encoding cation diffusion facilitator family transporter, which produces MTKSKEEIAIGSAYFSILGNLLLAILKWITGYLGNSYALIADAIESTSDVFSSILILLGLRYANRPADENHPYGHGRAEPLFAFLIVGFIAISAFIIAYQSVQNILHPDEGPHWYTLVVLGGIILWKELSFQYVLHKSKQTNSTALLADAWHHRSDAITSIMAFTGISIAIVFGKGFEVADDWAALFSSGIILYNGYRILRPALGEIMDEQLDSELIEQIRTISITVEGVQDTEKCYVRKVGMKYHVDLHACVDGNLSVRTGHEIAHRLQAKLYHELPSLEHVLVHIEPVDH
- a CDS encoding tetratricopeptide repeat protein, which produces MLYSIVMSRAFQACSRIWMGIVLLVVLGYPMAQAQKTSIYLDAESDFKTGVELFQKEKYTSSQRQFEKFLRKPIPAHHSDDIRATAEYYVAACTYENFNKDAEIRLLNFIQANPSSPKVNNAKFLLGKLNYRNKDYKNTLIWLGQVDVYKLSDVEQAEYYFKSGYAHFQNEDYDKAKGSFKEVKDFSTKYGAPSLYYYSHIIYTEKKYETAYLGFKKLEEDEVFAPIVPFYMAQILYLQEKYDELIAYAPPLLKSSNTKRTPEIAKILGEAYYRQGKYQESISYLEQFQEKSGRSSRMDRYQLGYAYYMTKNYPDAVKNFETVVNSDDSLTQLANYHTGDCYLKMGNKPFARNSFKLAAKPDFYRDIKEDALFNYAKLAYDLSYNPYNEAIVALEDYLKKFPDSPRHNEVYDFLTEIYVSTRNYDAALASMDKINPKSSKLQLTYQKVAYYRGIEHFQNSDYPSSIELLDKSMAFPMDKTMVAEATFWKGDAYYRLGNYGLAKKFYQEYLNLGEDIQGDLYPMAEYGLGYCFFKEEKYTASSEHFRKFIKVKGEIQDKTVADACLRTGDCHYAVRDFGGAIDYYDKAIRIGKQDVDYAMFQVALCYGVQGKFNSKMEMLKALLQQDKTRFRADASYELAETYLLQEDYVNAEKYYQLLLKENPDSRFAKSALLGVALIYYNSNQDDKALPAFKKVIESYPGTPEANEAILKIQKIYVDNGDIDQFEEYTKSRNITGIAQSRLDSATYETAEKLFLKSEFAKASATFGTYLKKFPNGFFFLKALFGKAESDYNTKQLDSAYVSYHKISQLPKNDFTEKSLVRSAGILYNQGKYGEAATSYAILEEAGEIPENLLMARTYLMRCYEKLKNWEKADLYATILLKEPKLSPEVSMESKLVIANSSLERKQFEKALLDFEVVRRNNLSKTGAEAEYNIAYIQYVLDRNKDCEKSCFDLINNFPSYETWLAKGFLLLSDNYLKMNDTYQAKFALQSMIENSDDIEAVKVAKEKLTAIIAMEEKANQPKAEQPMEIQMKPEDEGLEVLPEIKNE